From Amycolatopsis sp. cg9, one genomic window encodes:
- a CDS encoding DUF6008 family protein: protein MDMPMTGTSGWDIAGAILIAGWAVAMWAAVGVLAYANRGPVRPWVYRGSAAVIGIGVLGQLGHVQEHIAQVGYWLGHPNSPAWMTPWGTALADGLQLVLPDRPTFGMELLHLTGNFIFLAGLAGVMVITRRALKTRARRWAKMGVWMQGLHGLEHLVLTLSVAFGSRAIGLSTFFGLVDPGPGLTTYRVWWHFAANVVGSIIFGLALHHLWRERGEVRATFLVRPLPDVTRQAA, encoded by the coding sequence ATGGACATGCCGATGACGGGAACGTCGGGCTGGGACATCGCGGGGGCGATCCTGATCGCCGGCTGGGCTGTGGCCATGTGGGCGGCGGTCGGTGTCCTGGCGTACGCGAACCGCGGGCCGGTCCGGCCGTGGGTGTACCGCGGCTCGGCGGCGGTGATCGGCATCGGCGTGCTCGGGCAGCTCGGGCACGTCCAGGAGCACATCGCCCAGGTCGGCTACTGGCTCGGCCACCCGAACTCGCCCGCGTGGATGACGCCGTGGGGCACCGCGCTCGCCGACGGCCTGCAGCTGGTCCTGCCGGACCGGCCGACGTTCGGGATGGAGCTGCTGCACCTGACCGGCAACTTCATCTTCCTGGCCGGGCTGGCCGGCGTCATGGTGATCACGCGGCGGGCGCTGAAGACCCGCGCCCGCCGCTGGGCGAAGATGGGCGTGTGGATGCAGGGTCTGCACGGGCTCGAGCACCTCGTCCTCACGCTGTCGGTGGCGTTCGGCTCCCGGGCGATCGGGCTGTCGACGTTCTTCGGGCTCGTCGACCCGGGCCCGGGCCTGACCACCTACCGCGTCTGGTGGCACTTCGCCGCGAACGTCGTGGGCTCGATCATCTTCGGCCTGGCGCTCCACCACCTGTGGCGGGAACGCGGGGAGGTGCGGGCGACGTTCCTCGTGCGCCCGCTCCCCGACGTCACCCGGCAGGCGGCGTAG
- a CDS encoding LysE/ArgO family amino acid transporter, with translation MTTALLDGLVAGYGIAIPVGAVGTYLVALTARTSLGTGLAAALGVATADGVYALVAVLGGAAIASVVTPVAGPLRLVSAGILAVLAVRGAVLALRSHRDPTERPVTPLTPGRAYAGLLGITLVNPATVVYFAALVVGGRAGTPAPVLGQGVFVLAAFAASASWQTLLAGGGALLGRVLTGRRGRLVTALASSAVITALAVRLVLT, from the coding sequence GTGACCACCGCGCTGCTCGACGGCCTGGTGGCCGGCTACGGCATCGCGATCCCGGTCGGCGCGGTCGGCACCTACCTGGTCGCGCTCACCGCCCGCACCTCGCTCGGCACCGGGCTCGCGGCCGCCCTCGGCGTCGCCACGGCCGACGGGGTGTACGCGCTGGTCGCGGTGCTCGGCGGCGCCGCGATCGCGAGCGTCGTCACGCCGGTGGCCGGGCCGCTGCGGCTGGTCTCGGCGGGGATCCTCGCCGTGCTGGCGGTGCGCGGGGCCGTGCTGGCCCTGCGGTCGCACCGCGACCCCACCGAACGGCCCGTGACCCCGCTAACGCCCGGCCGCGCGTACGCCGGCCTGCTCGGCATCACGCTCGTCAACCCGGCGACCGTCGTCTACTTCGCCGCCTTGGTGGTCGGCGGCCGGGCCGGGACGCCGGCCCCGGTCCTCGGCCAAGGGGTGTTCGTGCTCGCCGCGTTCGCCGCCTCGGCGAGCTGGCAAACCCTCCTCGCGGGCGGCGGCGCGCTGCTGGGCCGGGTCCTCACCGGCCGCCGCGGGCGGCTGGTGACGGCGCTGGCGTCGAGCGCGGTGATCACCGCACTCGCCGTCCGACTTGTCCTGACTTGA
- a CDS encoding SDR family NAD(P)-dependent oxidoreductase has protein sequence MRVDLSGKTALVTGSTQGIGSAIAAGLAAAGARVAINGRSETGVRKAIARLREDLPDADFLPAPGDVSEEAGAAQVVEEVPDADILVNNLGIFGAQEPLDITDADWRRYFEVNVLAAVRLTRAYLPGMTERGWGRIQYIASDSAIVIPAEMIHYGVSKTALLGVSRGFAKHAAGTGVTVNAVIAGPTHTGGVEDFVHELVGTDLPWDEAQREFMTRYRPQSLLQRLIEPEEIAHLVVYLSSPFASATTGAAVRVDGGYVDSIVP, from the coding sequence ATGCGGGTCGACCTGAGCGGGAAGACGGCACTGGTCACCGGGTCCACCCAGGGCATCGGCTCGGCGATCGCGGCGGGTCTCGCGGCCGCGGGTGCCCGCGTCGCGATCAACGGCCGGAGCGAAACCGGGGTCCGGAAGGCCATCGCGCGGCTGCGCGAAGACCTGCCGGACGCGGACTTCCTCCCGGCGCCGGGCGACGTCTCGGAGGAGGCGGGCGCCGCGCAGGTGGTCGAGGAGGTGCCGGACGCCGACATCCTGGTCAACAACCTCGGCATCTTCGGCGCGCAGGAACCGCTGGACATCACCGACGCCGACTGGCGCCGCTACTTCGAGGTCAACGTCCTGGCCGCGGTGCGGCTGACCCGCGCGTACCTGCCGGGGATGACCGAACGCGGCTGGGGCCGGATCCAGTACATCGCCAGCGATTCCGCGATCGTGATCCCGGCCGAGATGATCCACTATGGAGTGTCGAAGACGGCGCTGCTCGGCGTCTCCCGCGGGTTCGCCAAGCACGCGGCGGGGACCGGCGTCACCGTCAACGCGGTGATCGCCGGGCCGACGCACACCGGCGGCGTCGAAGACTTCGTCCACGAGCTGGTCGGCACGGACCTGCCGTGGGACGAGGCGCAGCGCGAGTTCATGACGCGGTACCGGCCGCAGTCGTTGCTGCAGCGGCTGATCGAGCCTGAGGAGATCGCGCACCTGGTGGTGTACTTGAGTTCTCCGTTCGCTTCGGCCACGACCGGGGCGGCCGTGCGCGTCGACGGCGGGTACGTCGACTCGATCGTGCCGTGA